The following nucleotide sequence is from Melioribacteraceae bacterium 4301-Me.
TTGCGCATAAAAGATTATATGCACAATAACTTAGATAAGGGTTTTATAACCTCAAATTCTACCCGCCTAAACCGCCAGGCAAGCTTGATTATGTAACTTATTCAAAAGTTCCTTCGATTGATTCAAAAGTATTACTCAATTATTTCGAGTATCTGAAACAAACCAAAAAAATTTTTTTATTCTGCAATGAGACAATCACTTGCCTCAGTTAGCTTTTTATTTCTAGATGTGATAAAGAAAGTTATTGATTTTGACTTTTTCATCAAAATGAAAAAAAATAACCAGCTTGCCGAATGTTTTGACTGCTGATTAAGTTAAAAATATTATCAACTCAATTACCAACTTAAAAAATCGTGCAATTATTTCAACAGTCTATTCCTGTAGTCTAAGAATTTCTGAAGTCCATTTGATAATTTACAAAACACAAAAGCCGCAACATTTCTGCTGCGGCTTTTGAAAAGTAAAAAAGGAATTGACTTATCATTGAACTACACTATTAATTCAAATCAAATCTATCAAGCATCATTACTTTATTCCACACATCAACAAAATCTTTTACAAATTTTTCTTTATTGTCGTCGCATGCATAGAATTCGGCTACAGCGCGCAATTCGGAATTATGTCCAAATATCAAATCGACACGGGTAGCTTTCCATTTCAACTTGCCGGTCTTTCTGTCGTACCCTTCAAATTTAGTCTTAGTTTCATCTACTGCTTTCCATTCAGTGCTCATATCGAGCAAATTGACAAAGAAATCGTTGGTCAATTGTCCGGGGCGGTCTGTAAATATACCGTAATCGGAATTATCATAATTCGCATTCAAAGCGCGCAAACCTCCAATGAGTACGGTCATCTCTGGTACAGAAAGAGTAAGCAGTTGAGCTTTATCAACTAAAATATGTTCTGCACAAAATGCAACTTCTTTCTTTGCATAATTTCGAAAACCATCTGCAATAGGTTCAAGTACTTTAAATGACTCAACGTCAGTCCACTCTTGAGTTGTATCTGTTCTTCCAGGTGTAAAAGGAACTTTAATATTATAACCAGCATCCTTAGCAGCTTTTTCAACTGCAGCGCATCCGCCAAGCACAATTAAATCTGCAAGTGAAATTTTTTTACCGTCTTTTTGTGAGGAATTAAAATCGTCTTGAATTTTTTCGAGAGCACCTAATACCTTTGTCAATTGAGCTGGATTATTGGCTTCCCAATTTTTCTGTGGTTCAAGTCTTATGCGGGCTCCATTTGCCCCGCCTCTTTTATCCGAGTTTCGATAAGTTGATGCAGAAGCCCAGGCTGTAGTAACTAATTCAGAAATTGTTAATTCTGAAGAAAGAATTTTCTTTTTCAATTCTTCAATATCTTTTTCATCAACTAATTTATGATCAACAGTTGGAAGAGGGTCCTGCCAAATTAAATCTTCTTTCGGTACTTCGGGTCCAAGGTATCTTGACTTTGGGCCCATATCTCTGTGAAGAAGTTTAAACCATGCGCGAGCGAAAGCATCGGCAAAAAGTTCTGGATTTTCGTAGAACTTTTTCGAGATTTTTTCAAACTCTGGGTCAAATCTCAATGAAAGATCCGTTGTTAGCATAGAAGGCAAATGTTTCTTGTTCGGATCAAAAGGATCAGGAATTGTTGGTTCAGCATTTTTAGCTACCCATTGATATGCGCCTGCAGGACTTTTAGTCAGTTCCCATTCGTACTCGAACAAATGCTTGAAGAAGTCGTGTCCCCATTTTGTTGGTGTAGTTGTCCAAGTTACTTCTGGGCCGCCGGTAAGAGCATCGGGACCTTTGCCAGACTTATACTTATAGTTCCAGCCCATGCCTTGCTGTTCAATTTCGGCACCTTCTGGTTCAGGACCCATAAGTTTTGGATCGCCTTGACCGTGAGCTTTTCCGAAAGTATGACCACCGGCAATTAAAGCCACAGTTTCTTCCAAAGTCATTCCCATTCTTGTAAAGGTTTCTTTTATATCTTTAGCGGCTGCAACAGGATCAGGGTTACCGTTCGGTCCTTCAGGGTTCACGTAGATTAGACCCATTTGCACGTTAGCGAGTGGATTTTCCAGCTGTCTTTCTCCGGAGTAGCGTTTATCATCAGCCAGCCAGGTTGTTTCAGAGCCCCAATAGATACTTTCATCGGCTTCCCATGCATCCTCTCTACCACCGCCGAAACCGAATGTTTTAAATCCCATATCTTCCATTGCTACATTACCTGCAAGCACAAGCAGGTCCGCCCAAGAGATTTTATTGCCGTATTTTTGCTTGATAGGCCAGAGCAGGCGACGCGCTTTATCCAGATTTGCATTGTCTGGCCAGCTGTTTAAAGGTGCAAAACGTTGAAGTCCACCGCTCGCACCACCTCTGCCATCACCAATTCTATAAGTTCCAGCTGCATGCCATGACATACGAATAAATAAAGGTCCATAATGACCAAAATCTGCAGGCCACCAATCCTGCGATTGGGTCATTAATTTCCGAAGGTCTTTTTTAAGCTCGTAATAATTGAGACTATTAAACGCTTCTTTGTAATTGAAGTCTTTATCCATTGGATTGGATAAAGATGAATTCTGCCTCAGAATATTGAGTCTGAGACGATTGGGCCACCAGTCATGGCTTGTCATACCAACCTTGCCCATAGAAGATGAATGTGGGAATGGGCATTTGCCGTTATTATTTGAATTATTACTCATGTTGACTCCTTTTTTCAATTAAATAAATAATATTAATCCACAATAAATTATGTTATAAGAAAATTATCGCTGGCCACTTATAAATTATAAAGGGAGTGATATTTTTCA
It contains:
- the katG gene encoding catalase/peroxidase HPI; translation: MSNNSNNNGKCPFPHSSSMGKVGMTSHDWWPNRLRLNILRQNSSLSNPMDKDFNYKEAFNSLNYYELKKDLRKLMTQSQDWWPADFGHYGPLFIRMSWHAAGTYRIGDGRGGASGGLQRFAPLNSWPDNANLDKARRLLWPIKQKYGNKISWADLLVLAGNVAMEDMGFKTFGFGGGREDAWEADESIYWGSETTWLADDKRYSGERQLENPLANVQMGLIYVNPEGPNGNPDPVAAAKDIKETFTRMGMTLEETVALIAGGHTFGKAHGQGDPKLMGPEPEGAEIEQQGMGWNYKYKSGKGPDALTGGPEVTWTTTPTKWGHDFFKHLFEYEWELTKSPAGAYQWVAKNAEPTIPDPFDPNKKHLPSMLTTDLSLRFDPEFEKISKKFYENPELFADAFARAWFKLLHRDMGPKSRYLGPEVPKEDLIWQDPLPTVDHKLVDEKDIEELKKKILSSELTISELVTTAWASASTYRNSDKRGGANGARIRLEPQKNWEANNPAQLTKVLGALEKIQDDFNSSQKDGKKISLADLIVLGGCAAVEKAAKDAGYNIKVPFTPGRTDTTQEWTDVESFKVLEPIADGFRNYAKKEVAFCAEHILVDKAQLLTLSVPEMTVLIGGLRALNANYDNSDYGIFTDRPGQLTNDFFVNLLDMSTEWKAVDETKTKFEGYDRKTGKLKWKATRVDLIFGHNSELRAVAEFYACDDNKEKFVKDFVDVWNKVMMLDRFDLN